The sequence AGCTGGCGAGATCGTCCCAGATCTTGCTGCGGAACATGCGCATCTGAAGGTCGCCGACGATGCGGCGACCGATGCTGTTCATCACCACGGTGAAGCCGTAGGTGGCCCCGCCGCGCACGAAGAAGACGGCGATCACCAGGAGCGAGATCGGCACCAGAAGGTCCGACTGCCGGTTGGTGAAGATGCCGTCCAGGATGTGCTGGCTGACGAACGGGATGGCCGAACTCGCCGCTGCCGTCGCCCCAAGGCACAGGAAGGCCAGCACGAAGCGCCAGAAATGGCCCTTCATGTGCTCGCGCATCATCCGCTTCGCGATCTGCCAGTCGGATGGCTGCCCTTCGGCGCGTGCTCTCTTGCTCATGGGGTGCTCATATAGCGCCGTCCGGCCGATCCGCCAAATGACAGTCGCGTCAGGCGCCGATGCAAAGGGCGCCACGGCCGGCCGAGAGCCGTCTCACGCGGCTGCGGCAGGCGGGCGCCCTGATGCGTTCGGTGGCGGGGCCTGCCCTGCAACGGGCGGCCGCGCCCCGATGAGAAGGCTCAGCGGCTGAAGGTGCCGCGGGCGATGGCGTCGAAATCGCCCGGGCCGATGCCCAGCTCGTCCATCTCGCGCCGGTCGAGCTTCAGCAGCTCGTCATAGACCCGCTTGTACTCGCGGCGCTCGGCGATGCGGCGGGCGACGGCCGCGCGGAGGCGGGCGAAGGCGCCGGCGGGACGGGTGGTGGCAGGAGCGAAGTCCAGAACGTCGATATGCATACTTACCTCATCTGCCGGCGAGACCGGCCTCTCTGTGCTTTCCTCATGTACCCCTAATGTAAGACGTCCGCTTCAGGCCAGGATCAGCCTTTTTGCAGTGCAGCAATGGTAAGCATGCATGCCATGAACTTGCCACTTTGCCCGCGCCCTAGGCAAAGGGTCTGGCCGGCGCCGCCCCGATAATCCTGAATTTCACTGTGAAAATCAGCAATCCACAGACCGCATGGCGCAGTTTATTGACCCGCCTGGTGCAGCGCGATATTTAAGGGGCGACGGACCGGCCCACCGCCAACGGGCCCGCGGCGATTTGATGGGAAGCAGCTTGCGCCCGCGTCAACAACCGCTAAAGCGCCACGATGCAGGTCGTGGTTCCCTCGAAGAGACGAGGCAGGACACGACGATGACCAGGACGGCCCTTCACAGCCCTTTCGCGCACCGGACGCTTGCCACAGGGCGGGCGGCCGCGGCGCCGATGCGCTGTCGCCGCGCCTGAGCCGGGCTCCGGCCCCTTGCCGCCCTGCCCGCGGCGGCCATCTTCGTCCCCGCACCGATCCACTGATCCGGCACCACCCATGATCCGCCTCGACTCCATCTCCAAGACCTTCACCCGCGCGGGCCAGGCCCAGGTGACGGCACTGGCCGACGTCTCCCTGACCATCGAGCGCGGCGAGATCTTCGGCGTGATCGGGCCCAGCGGCGCCGGCAAGTCGACCCTGATCCGCCTGATCAACCTGCTGGAGCGGCCGACCAGCGGCACCGTCACCGTCGACGGCACCGAGCTGACGGCCCTGCCGGAGACGGCGCTCCGGGCCGAACGGCGGAAGATCGGCATGATCTTCCAGCATTTCGCGCTGCTTTCCTCCCGCACCGTGTTCGACAATGTGGCGCTGCCGCTGGAGTTGGCCGGGCTCGACCGGCGGACGATCGCCGCGCGCGTCGACCGGCTCTTGGAGCTGGTCGGCCTGGCCGACAAGCGCGACCGCTACCCGGCTGAGCTGTCGGGCGGGCAGAAGCAGCGCGTCGGCATCGCCCGGGCGCTGGCCAGCGAGCCCAGCGTGCTGCTGTGCGACGAGGCGACCTCCGCCCTCGACCCCGAGACCACGGCTTCGATCCTGCAGCTCCTGGCCCGGATCAACCGCGAGCTGGGCCTGACGATCGTGCTGATCACCCATGAGATGGCGGTGATCAAGGCGATCTGCCACCGCGTCGCGGTGCTGGAGCAGGGCCGGGTGATCGAGGAGGCGCGGGTGTTCGACCTGTTCACCCGGCCGCAGACGGCGACGGCGCGCGCCTTCGTCGCCAGCGTCACCGGCGCCGAGCTGCCGGAGACCCTGGCGGCCAAGCTGTCCGAGGCGCCGCTGGCCGGCGGCGAGACCGTGCTGCGCCTCGTCTTCGCCGGGTCGCAGGCCGGCACCACCGCGCTGGGCCAGCTGGCCCGCCGCCTGGGCATCGACGCGGCGCTGCTGCACGGCCGGGTCGACAGCGTGCAGGGCGCCCCCTTCGGCACCCTGATCGTCGCCGTGCCGGGCGGGCCCGAGGCCGCCCGGTCGGCGATCGACTTCCTCTCCTCCCTCAAGCTTTCCGTCGAGGTCCTGGGCCATGTCCCCGCAACTCTTCGCGCTGCTGGCTGACGCCGCCTGGGCGACGCTGTACATGGTCGCGGTCTCGGCCGCGATCGGCACCCTCCTGGGCGGCCCGATCGGCATCTGGCTGGCGACCAGCGGCAAGGGCGAGCTGTTCGCGGCGCCGGCGGCCAACCGCATCGTCGGCCTGGTGGTCAACGCCACCCGCTCCACCCCCTTCATCATCCTGGTGGTGGCGATCATCCCCTTCACCCGGCTGATCGCCGGCACCTCGATCGGCACCACCGCGGCGATCGTGCCGCTGACCATCGCCTGCGTGCCCTTCATCGCCCGGATCATCGAGGCGGCAGTGCGCGAGGTCGACCAGAGCCTGGTCGAGGCGGCCAAGGCGATGGGCGCCTCGCCGCTGCAGATCGTGCGCAAGGTGCTGGTGCCGGAGGCGATGCCCGCCATCGTGCTGGGCCTGACCCTGACCGTGGTCAGCCTGATCGGCTATTCCGCCATGGTCGGCGCGGTCGGAGGCGGGGGGCTGGGCGATCTCGGCATCCGCTACGGCTATCAGCGCTTCATGCCCGACATGATGGCGGCGGTGGTGATCGTGCTGATCCTGTTCGTGCAGGCGGTGCAGATGGCCGGCGACCGGCTGGCCCGCCGGGTCAACAAGCGGCAGCGCGCCGCCTGAACCGTTCCATCCGAGGGGGATACAATGAGCCTGAAGACGATTCTGGCCGCGGCGGCGTTCGCCCTGGCCGTGCAGCCGGCCGTGGCCGAGACCGTGAAGATCGGCGTCACGCCGGGGCCGCATGCCGAGATCCTGGAGCAGGTGAAGCCGATCGCCCATGAGAAGGGCCTGGACATCGAGATCGTCGAGTTCTCGGACTATGTCGTGCCCAATGCGGCGCTGGATTCCGGCGAGCTCGACGCCAATTCCTTCCAGCACGAGCCGTATCTCGTGAACGAGATCGACAAGCGCGGCTACAAGATCAGCAAGGTGGCCAGCACCGTCACCTTCCCGATCGGCATCTATTCGAAGAAGATCAAGGCGATCGGCGAGCTGCGCGACGGCGCCGCCGTCGGCATCCCCAACGACCCGACCAATGGCGGCCGCGTCCTGCTGCTGCTGCAGTCCGCCGGCCTGATCAAGCTGGCCGACGGCGTCGGGCTGAAACCGAGCGTGGCCGACATCACCGAGAATCCCAAGAAGCTGGAGATCGTCGAGTTGGACGCGGCGCAGCTGCCGCGGTCGCTGGACGACACCGACATCTCGGCGATCAACACCAACTACGCGGTCGAGGCCGGTCTCGACCCGGCCAAGGACGCGATCCTGCGCGAGGCGGCCGACGGTCCCTATGTCAACATCATCGCGGTGCAGACCGCGCGCAAGGACGAGCCCTGGGTCAAGACCCTGGTCGAGAGCTACCACACCGACGCGGTGAAGCAGTTCCTGGCCGAACGGTTCAAGGGCGCGGTCATCGCCAGCTGGTAAGCGCGAAGAAGATCCGACAAAGGGCGCGCGGCCACGGGTCGCGCGCCCTTTGTCTTGGCCGGTCAGCCCTCGCCCGGGCCGCTGTCGAGGGAGTGGCGGCCGCCGCCGGTGCCGGCGATGAACAGCAGCCCGCCGAGCACGGCGAGGTTGCTCATGAAGATCGCGAAGTCGAGCTCGAACCGGTCCGGCGGCGCATCCCAGAAGCCGTGGAAGAGCACGGTGGCGACGATGGTGAAGCCGGCCAGGGCCAGGGCTGCGAGCCGGGTGTGCCAGCCAAGCAGCAGGAGGGCGCCGGCGACGATCTGCAGCGCCGCGGCGGCGGCGAGCAGCAGCTCGGGCTCCGGCAGGCCGCGGCTCTGCACCATCGCCACCATCGAGTCCCATTCCGGGACCTTGGAGATGCCGGCGGCAAAGAACACCAGCGCCAGGCAGAGGCGCCCGGCGAGCTGGACGAGGTCGAGCCCTGAATTCCGCTCGGTGTTGCGTATGACCATGGTTGAGGACATGAAACGGTTCGCTTGTGCTGTCGTTATGCCCCCAAGGTAACCGCATCATTGTGGCCGCGCCGTGTCCGCCGTCACAGCTGCGGCGCGGCGCGCCAGCCGGCTCTCGCGGGCGAGATCGCCCAGCAGCCGGATCAGCGTCCCCTGACGCCGGGTGCCGGTCTTGTCGAAGACCGACCGCAGCTGGGTGCGCAGCGTCTCGCGGCTGAGATCCAGCCGCTCCGCGATCTCGGACAGCGACAGGCCCTCATGCAGCGCCGCCGCCAGCCGTACCTCGGCCCGGCTGAGGCCGAACAGCGCCGGCAGCACCTGGCCGAAATCGTCCCGGCTGGCCCCGAGCTGGGTCAGGAACAGCGCCGCCACGGCCTGCGGCGCGGCGACGGCGGCGGGACGCCGATCCGGCAGACGGCAGCCGCTGGCGATCAGCGGCGTCGCCCCGACGGTGCCGGACAGCAGCTTGAAGGAACCGCCGCCGGGCCGCGGGTCCAGCGTCGCCGCGATCAACCCGCGCAGGGCCGCCGCCTCGGCCGGGTCGGCGGAGTCGAGCCGGTTGCCCCGCAGCTGCAACCGGCCGCTCTCGAACAGCCGGTCCGCCATGGCGTTGACATGCACCACCCGGCCATTGGCGGCCAGCAGGACCACGGCCCGGTCGAGCCGGTCGAGCACGTCCTCGGCGAGCCGGGCCCGGGCCGCGAGCCCGTCCAGCCGCTGGACCAGCGCCAGCGAGCGGCGGATATGCGGCACCAGCAGGCCGAAGCGGCGCCCCTCCTCCGGCGTGAACGGCCCGGCGCGGCGGGGCCGGCGCACGCTCATCCCGGCGACGCCGTCGAAGGCGGGGTCGATGGCGCCCATCGCCCAGCGGCAGCCGTTCTCGTCCAGGAACGCGCCGAAATCCTGGCGGTCGAACCAGGCCGGGTCGACCACCTCGTGGCAGAGATGGACGGTCGGCGGCAAGCGGCGCCAGGCCGGCAGGCGCGGATCCTCCAGCGCATAGTCCCGGAGATAGCGGGCATGGGCGGCCGCGTCGTAGCCGACGGCGACGTTGAAGAAGGGGACGGCCGCGGTGGATTCCAGCACCAGGATCTGGGCCACGTCGCCGCCGGTCCAGCGGCAGATGTCGGTGAGGACATGCCGCCAGGCCGCGTGATCGGTCCCGGCATCATAGATGCGGCCGATCAGATCGTTGAGCTGCTCGAGAGTGTCCATGCGGCCTCCGCCGCGTTCCGACTGCCGTCCGACTCAAGCCCGTCCGGCCGGTCGCGGCAAGCGCCGCCTGCCGCGACAGAATCACCCGCCCGCCGAGATCCCTTCGATCCGGCGATTGACCTCGGCCGCCGCCTCGATCGGCAGCATGTGGCCCTGGCCGGGGAGCAGATGCACCGCCACCGCGGGCGGCAGGCCGCGGGCCTGGCGCGCCGGCAGGATGGCGTCGTCGGTGCCCCACAGCACCTGCGCCGGCACCGCCAGCTCCGCCAGCCGGTCGCGCAGCACCAGGCGCTGGCGGCCCGGGGCGAAGCACTGGTCGGCCAGGCGGCGCAGCGTCTCGCGCACGCCGGGGCCGCGCAGGGCCGTCAGCACCAGCTCGCCCAGCGCCGGGGTGACCAGCCGGGGATCGGCATAGAGCGGCCGCAGCGCCGCCGCCAGCGCCGCCGGATCGTCGGCGCCGAGCAGCCGGTCGATGAAGCCGGTGTCGGCCTCCTCACCCAGCCCGCCGGGGGCGACCAGGGTCAGCGAAGCGGCGCGGCCCGGCCGGGACAGCGCCGCCTGCAGCACCACCGCCCCGCCCAGGGAATGGCCGACCAGATGGGCGCGGCCGATGCCGACGGCGTCGAGGAAGGCCAGCAGCGCCTCGGCCAGGCCGGGCACGCCGCCCGCGCCGAGATCCTTCGACGAGCCGCCATGGCCCGGCAGGTCGAGCGCATAGACCGTGCGCCGGGCCGAAAGCGGCACCTGGTTGGCGGCCCAGGTCAACAGCTCGCCGGCGAAGCCGTGCACCATGACGATCGGGGCGCCGCCGCCCGCGCCCATGCGGCGATAGCGGATCGGGCGGCCGTCGGCCAGCACCGCCAGCTGGGTGCGGACGCCGCCGGCCGTCGCCGGATGCGGAGGACCCGAGAGGCTCATTCCTCGATGCCGGCGAGGCGGAACTGCAGCTTGTGCACGGCATTGGCCTGCAGCTCGCCATAGCCGGCCACCAGCGCGGCGCGGTACAGCTCCGCCGTCAGGGCGGTGCCCGGCATCGGCACGCCGCTGGCGCGGCCGAGATCGAGCATCAGCCCGATGTCCTTGGCCATGTTCTTGAGGTGGAAGGCCGGCGAGAAGTCGTTGGCCAGGGTCTTGCGTGCGGCGCCCCGGATGACGCCGGAGGAGCCGCCGAACCGGTCCAGCACCTCGATGATCCCCTCCGCCGCCAGCCCGTTCTTGCGGGCCAGCGCCAGGCCTTCGCCGAGCGCCGCGGTCTGGGCCGCCGACAGCAGGTTGCCGATCAGCTTCATCACCGCGCCGGCGCCGTTGGGGCCGAGATGGTGCACGCCGCCGGACACCGCCTCGAGAATCGGGCGCACCGCCTGCAGCACCGCGGCGTCGCCGCCGACGATGAAGCCGATGCTGCCGTCCCAGGCCTGGTCCTTGCTGCCGTAGACCGGGGCGTCGAGATAGGCGTGTCCGGCCTGCGACGCCGCCTCCGCCAGGTTGCGCGACACCGCCGGATCGGTGGTGGTGCTGTCGACGACCACCGCGCCCTTCGCGGCATGGACGAAGACGCCGTCGGGGCCGAGCAGCACGGCGCGCTGGGCATCGGGGCCGGTGACGCAGAGCATGACCCGGTCACGGCCGGCGGCGGCCTCCGCCACCGACGCGGCGCGGGCGAAGCCGGGATGGGCGGTGATCTCCTCCGGCAGCTCCACGGCGCTGCGGTTCCAGGCCTGCACGCGGTGCCCCGCCTTCAGCAGGTTGCGCACCATGCCCCGGCCCATCAGGCCGAGACCGATATAGGCGATGTCGGCCATGCTCCTGCCCTCTCCGTCACCATGCGGCGGGACCGCCACGGCCCCGCCCCGGATTACATCCTACGAAACGCCGGGCCGGATGCCAGCCCGCAGGGGGATGATTGGAGGTCGGGCAAGCCATTCACGCGCGGACGCGCGCAGGCCCCTCCCCCTTCCCCCCTCCCGCAAGGGGAGGGGGAGAGTGGAAGGCCGGGCAGGCCGGTGACGCGCTCGCAATGGGCAGTGCCGTCATCGCGAGCGCAGCGAAGCGATTCAGGGCCGTTTGGCGTGGCCCCTGGATGGCTTCGTCGGCTTCGCCTCCTCGCCATGACGGTGCAGGGATGCGCGACCCGGGCGCTCAGCTGCTGTCCGGCTTGGACGGCTCCGGCACGGGCCGGCCGGCGTCGGACGCGTCCGATGCCTCAGGCCAATCCTCTACGGTCTCGCGCTCAGCAGTCTCGGGCTCCGCCGGGGCCGGCGGCGTGGCGGCCGGCGGATCGAGGATCTCGTCCCAGCTGCGCGGCAGCCGGATCGGGTCCGGCGGGTGGCCGATCCTGCGGCACACCGCCTGCACGAACTCCGCCGCCGACAGCGTGTCCAGCTGCGCGTCCAGGATCTCGTCCTCGACCAGCCGCTCCCACGCCAGCGACCGCATGCACTCGGCGTCCAGCCCCGCCTCGGGCCGCGCCGCCGCCGCGGCCACCATCCCGGCCGCGCGCTCCCGCCGCTCCCGCCGGCGCTGCTCCTCCCCCGACGCCGTGCGCTCCTGCCGCCGCTCCATGAAGCCGGTGCGGATCCGCTCGGTCAGGGCGATCGTCAGACGCAGCGAGCGCGTCAGCCGCGCCTGGATCGGCCCGAAATCCGTCGACGCCTCCGGGTCCGGATGCGCCCGCTCCTGCTGCCGCTCGGTCATCCGCTTGCAGCGCATGTCGATCTCGGCCGCGTCGCGCAGCAGGCGCAGCGCCCAGCCCGTCCAGTTCATGTCGGGATCGGTCGGCCGGTCCGGTTCGGAATGCGCCTCGTCCATGGAACGTATCATGAACAGAAGTCGCGGATGCACGCAATGAACATTGTGTGCCCTGCCGCGGCCGGCCGTGACAGCGTCCGCCGGCCGGAGACGCATACGAGCCGGGCCGAGCTGGCCCGGCTGGCGGCGCAGCGCCGGACCGCGAGCCGGTCGGGGAGGCTGCGCCGGCGACGTAGGTCGGGCGAAGGCCGTCCCTACCAGTTCGTCACCGATCCGTCCTTGCGCTTCAGATGCGGCGCTTCCCAGAACTTGAAGCTCTGCTTCCTGATCGCTTCCTCGTTCACCTCGACGCCGAGGCCGGGCGCGTTCGTGACCGGATAATGCGCGTTCTCGATCCGCGGCTGGACCGGGAACAGCTCGGCATCATCGAAGCCGAGCTGCTCGGCCGTCGAGGTCCGGGTCTCGAGCCAGGAGAAGTTCGGCACCGCCGCGGCGAAATGCACCGTCGCCGCCGTGCAGATCGGACCGAGCGGGTTGTGCGGCATCATGTCGACGTAATGCGCCTCGCTCCACCCCGCGACCTTCATCGCCTCGGTGAATCCTCCGACATTGCAGATGTCGATGCGGTTGAACTGGTGGATGTCGCGCTCGATGTAGGGCAGGAACTGCCATTTCGAGGCGAACTCCTCGCCGATCGCGAAGGGCACGTCGACCATCCGCCGCAACGCCTCATAGGCCTCCGGCGTCTCGTCGCGGATCGGCTCCTCCAGGAAATCGAGCGTGCCGGAGGGCATCTTCTGGCAGAAGCTCGCCGCCTCCGCCACCGACAGGCGGTGATGCAGGTCGATGCCGAGCACGACGTCGCCGCCCAGCGCCTCGCGCGCCCGGACGCACCATTTCGCTGTGGTGGCGATGTGCTCGCGCGGCTCGTAGATCTCGCCGTCCCGGTGGCCGGAGGGCGACAGGCGCATCGCGGTCCAGCCGGCCGCGATCAGCGCCCGCGCCTGCTCGATCATCTCCTCGCCCGGCGGCGCGGAGGTGGTGGCGAAGGTCGGGATCCGGTCCCGCTGCTTGCCGCCCAGCAGCTGGTAGACCGGCACCCCGAGCGCCTTGCCGAGGATGTCGTAAAGGGCGATGTCGATCGCCGAGATCGCCGCCTGCAGCACGCGGCCGCCCTCGAAATACTGGCTGCGATACATCTCCTGCCACAGGGCGCCGATCCGGAACGGATCGCGGCCGACCAGGAACTCGCGGTAATGGTCGATCGCGCCGACCACGGCCTTCTCGCGACCGGAGAGGCCGCTTTCGCCCCACCCGAACAGGCCTTCGTCGGTCTCGACCTTGACGATCAGCTGGTTGCGCGTGCCGACCCAGACCGGATAGGCGCGGATGGCTGAGATCTTCATACCGGTCACCAGTGCCACAGAGTGCCGTCCTCCAGCCGGTTCACCGGCAGGTAGGCGCGCTGATAGGGGTGCTTGGCGGCGAGATCCTCGTCGATGTCGACGCCGTGGCCCGGCGCCTCGCCCGGATGGATATAGCCGCCCTCCTGCGTCCAGGAATGCGGGAAGACCTCGTGCATCAGCGGCGTGTAGCCGGAGAATTCCTGGATGCCGAAATTCGGCACCCAGAGGTCGATATGGGCGTTGACGCCCATCGCCACCGGCGACACGTCCATCGGCCCGTGGCAAGCGGTGCGGATGTGGTAGACCGAGGCGAAGTCGAAGATGCGCCGCAGCCCGGTCACGCCGCCGGCATGGACCGAGGTGACGCGGATGTAGTCGATGAGCTGCTCCTCCATCAGCAGCCGCGCATCCCAGATCGTGTTGAACACCTCGCCCAGCGCGATCGGCGTCGTCGTGTGCTGGCGGATCAGGCGATAGCCCTCCTGCAGCTCGGCCGGCACCGGGTCCTCCAGCCAGAACAGCCGGAACGGCTCGAGGTCCTTGCCCAGGCGCGCCGCCTCGATCGGCGTCAGGCGATGATGCGTATCGTGCAGCAGGTGCAGGTCGTCGCCATAGACGTCCCGCAACCGCGCGAACAGCTTCGGGATGTGGTTCATGTATTTCGCGGTCGACCACACCTCCTCATGCGGCAAAGCCTCGACCATGCCGCCGGTGCCCTGCTTCGACCCCTTGCCGGTGCCGTAGATCGCCGGCAGGCCGGGGATGCCGACCTGGCAGCGGATCGCGACATGGCCCTCGTCGCGCTTCCGGCCGACGGCGTCGACGGCCTCCTCGATCGTCATGCCCTGGGCGTGCGAGTAGATCATCGCCTTCTGCCGCGAGGCGCCGCCGAGCAGCTGGTACAGCGGCATGTTCGCCGCCTTGGCCTTGATGTCCCACAGCGCCATGTCGACGGCCGAGATCGCGGCCATGGTGATCGGCCCGCGCCGCCAATAGGCGCCCTTGTAGAGATACTGCCAGATGTCCTCGATCTGCGCCGGGTCGCGGCCGATCAGCAGCGGCGCGACATGGTCCTGCAGATAGCTGACGACCGCGAGCTCGCGCCCGTTCACCGTGCCGTCGCCGATGCCGTACAGGCCCTGGTCGGTGACGATCTTCAGGGTGACGAAGTTCCGCCCCGGCGAGCAGACGATGACCTTGACGTCCTGGATCTTCATGAAATCACCTCAAGTGGGATCGCTGTTCGGCGACCAACAAAGCCCTGTCATCTGTTTCCGACTGTCATCCTCGGGCTTGACCCGAGGATCCAGGGGCGGCCAGAGCGGCTCTTGGTGGCCCCTGGATTGCCGGGTCAAGCCCGGCAATGACAATCAGGGTGAAATGGTTGGCACCCGTCCTCAGTCGGAATCGTGGCGCCAGCCGAGCATCCGTTCGGCCTTGGCGGAGGAGAAGAAGGCGCGGTTGCCGCTCAGGTCGCCGCGCACCGGCACGTCGGGGAAGAAGCGGCCGGCAAGCTCCAGGCTCGGCATATCCATCACCGTGTCCGGCGCGACGATGTAGAACACCTCATGGCCCTTGAACGGCGCGTCGAGCGCCAGCAGGCAGGCCCGCGCCGCCGCGTCGTAGAGGGTGTAGGCCCAGAGATGCTTCGACGCCGCCTTGGTGACGAAGCCGTAGACCGCGGCGGCCTGGGCGCGCTCCTCCACCACCAGGTGGAAGCGCAGGCTGGCGATCCTGAGGCGGCTGTAGCGGCGGGCGAAGGTGTCGGCCTGCTGCTCGCAGATCCATTTCGACAGCCCGTACGGCTCCTCGGTGTAGTTCGGATGCGCCTCGTCCAGCGGGAGATAGTCGAAATGCGCCTCGCGGCTGAAGGACAGGCCGATCGCGTTGACGCTGGACGCCTGCACGATCCGGGTGATCCCGACCTCGATCGCGGCGCGCATCGCGTTGTAGCTGCCGGTGACGTTGTTGTTGTGGACGATATGGTCGGGATGGTGACCCGGCGACGGGATCGCGGCCATGTGGATCAGCGCGTCGCAGCCGCGGAAGGCTTCGACCAGCGCGTCGTAGTCGCCGATATCGGCCTGGACGAAGCGGAGGTTCTCCTGCGCCTCCGCCGGTGCCGCGCGGTCGATGCTGACGACGCGATGGCCGCGGCGCAGCGCCGCCGCCGCGATGGCGCGGCCGATCCGGCCGCTGCCGCCGGTCAGGGCGATCGTCTTCGTCCGGGTCCGGGTGCGGACGGGCTTGCCGGTCTCCAGAGTGTCCATCGTTGCCTCGCTCAAGCGCCGTAGACGGACTGGTGCAGCCCGCGGATGTAGCCGATGGCATAGAGCCGGCCGAAGGCGGAGTAGCCGGCATTCTCGTTGCTGTCGCCTTCCACGGTCGGCACATGGTCGGGGCGCAGCACGCCGTCGAAGCCGATGTCGCGATAGGCGCGCATGCAGGCCAGCATGTCGGTCTTGCCGGCGTCGTGCCATGTCTCCCGGAACGCCTCCGGCGTGCCCTCGACGTCGCGGAAATGGACGAAGGAGATGGCCTTGCCGAAGGACCGGATGGCGCCGGGCAGGTCGTCGGTCATCAGGGTGAAGTTGCCCTGGCACAGCGTGATCGTGTTCATCGGGCTGGGCACGCTTTCGACCAGGCGCCGGTAGTTGTCGATGCTGCGCATGATCCGCCCGACGCCGCGGATCGGCGACAGCGGCGGGTCGTCCGGGTGCATCGAGATCTTCACCTTCGCCTCTTCGGCAACCGGCAGCACCTTCTTCAGGAAATAGTCGAGATTGGCCCAGAGCTCATCCTCGCCGATCGGCGGGTTGCCGGTCAGATCCTCGGGAACGTCGGCGATGTTGAAGCTGGTGACCACAGACCCGCCGCGCGACGGCGTGGCCAGGTTGGTGCGCACCCAGTTGAAGTCGGTCATCCACTCGTAGCACCAGACCGGGATGCCGAGCCGGCCCATGTTCCGCAGCAGCGTGCAGACCGTCGCGATCTCCTCGTCCCGCCCCGGCAGGCCGCGCTTCGCCTTGTTCAGCGGCGGCCGCGCCTCGACCACCTTCAGGGTGAAGCCGGCGTCCTCGTAGCGCTGCTTCAGGCGCTGCAGCGGCCCGAAATCCCACGGCGCCTCGCCCTGCAGCAGGTCGTCGGGCGGCAGGCCGCCGACGGCGAGGTCGACCCCGGCCTGCTTCGCCAGCTTCCAGACGGGCGTCGGCGTGGGGCTGATGTATTCGGCGATTTCGAGCATGGTCGTGTCGTTCCGTGCGGTCCGGTGGGCTAAGAAAAGATCGTCATTGCGAGGAGGCGAAGCCGACGAAGCAATCCAGGGGTCGGTTCGCGCTGGCCCCTGGATTGCTTCGCTGCGCTCGCAATGACGGTTCTTTCGTGGGGGAGGAGAGAGTCTGATCACGAGTGTCATCGAAGCTCAGGCGGGCAGCAGCTCGGACAGGCGCTCCTGCGCCACCTGGGGCTGCCGATCGTAGAGGAAGCATGAGGCGGTTTGGCGATCGCCGATGCGGAACAGCGGCGGCTCCGCCCCGCAGGCCTCCATCGCCCTGGGGCAGCGGGGCCGGAAGCGGCAGCCGCCGGTGCCGATGGCAGCGTCTCGCGCCTTGATCGGCTGGGCGCCCCAGCGCCGGTCGAGATCGGGCCAGGGGATCGAATCCACCAGCAATTGCGTATAGGGGTGCTGCGGATCCTTGATCACCCGGTCGACATCCCCCGCCTCCATCACCGAGCCGCGATAGAGCACGATGATCGATCTGGCGATGTGATAGGCGGTCGTCAGGTCATGCGTGACGTAGATGATCGAGACGCCGTGGTCGCGCTGCAGGTTGCGCAGCGTTTCGAGGATCGTCGCGCGGAGCGAGGCGTCGACCATCGACACCGGCTCGTCGGCGATCAGCAGCCGCGGCTTCAGCAGCAAAGCGCGGGCGACGTTGATGCGCTGGCGCTGCCCGCCGGACAGCTGGTGCGGAAAGCGGCCCAGGATGTCCTCCGGCCGCAGCCCGACGGCGGTCAGCGCCTCCTCCATCTTGCCGCGCGCCTCCGCCTTCGATCTCGCCAGCCCGAATTTCCGGATCGGCACGGTCAGCAGGTGGTCGACCGTGTAGAACGGGTTGAACACGGCGAAGGGGTCCTGGA comes from Inquilinus sp. Marseille-Q2685 and encodes:
- a CDS encoding MetQ/NlpA family ABC transporter substrate-binding protein, with the protein product MSLKTILAAAAFALAVQPAVAETVKIGVTPGPHAEILEQVKPIAHEKGLDIEIVEFSDYVVPNAALDSGELDANSFQHEPYLVNEIDKRGYKISKVASTVTFPIGIYSKKIKAIGELRDGAAVGIPNDPTNGGRVLLLLQSAGLIKLADGVGLKPSVADITENPKKLEIVELDAAQLPRSLDDTDISAINTNYAVEAGLDPAKDAILREAADGPYVNIIAVQTARKDEPWVKTLVESYHTDAVKQFLAERFKGAVIASW
- a CDS encoding DoxX family protein, with product MSSTMVIRNTERNSGLDLVQLAGRLCLALVFFAAGISKVPEWDSMVAMVQSRGLPEPELLLAAAAALQIVAGALLLLGWHTRLAALALAGFTIVATVLFHGFWDAPPDRFELDFAIFMSNLAVLGGLLFIAGTGGGRHSLDSGPGEG
- a CDS encoding helix-turn-helix transcriptional regulator gives rise to the protein MDTLEQLNDLIGRIYDAGTDHAAWRHVLTDICRWTGGDVAQILVLESTAAVPFFNVAVGYDAAAHARYLRDYALEDPRLPAWRRLPPTVHLCHEVVDPAWFDRQDFGAFLDENGCRWAMGAIDPAFDGVAGMSVRRPRRAGPFTPEEGRRFGLLVPHIRRSLALVQRLDGLAARARLAEDVLDRLDRAVVLLAANGRVVHVNAMADRLFESGRLQLRGNRLDSADPAEAAALRGLIAATLDPRPGGGSFKLLSGTVGATPLIASGCRLPDRRPAAVAAPQAVAALFLTQLGASRDDFGQVLPALFGLSRAEVRLAAALHEGLSLSEIAERLDLSRETLRTQLRSVFDKTGTRRQGTLIRLLGDLARESRLARRAAAVTADTARPQ
- a CDS encoding alpha/beta fold hydrolase, with amino-acid sequence MSLSGPPHPATAGGVRTQLAVLADGRPIRYRRMGAGGGAPIVMVHGFAGELLTWAANQVPLSARRTVYALDLPGHGGSSKDLGAGGVPGLAEALLAFLDAVGIGRAHLVGHSLGGAVVLQAALSRPGRAASLTLVAPGGLGEEADTGFIDRLLGADDPAALAAALRPLYADPRLVTPALGELVLTALRGPGVRETLRRLADQCFAPGRQRLVLRDRLAELAVPAQVLWGTDDAILPARQARGLPPAVAVHLLPGQGHMLPIEAAAEVNRRIEGISAGG
- a CDS encoding methionine ABC transporter permease; this encodes MSPQLFALLADAAWATLYMVAVSAAIGTLLGGPIGIWLATSGKGELFAAPAANRIVGLVVNATRSTPFIILVVAIIPFTRLIAGTSIGTTAAIVPLTIACVPFIARIIEAAVREVDQSLVEAAKAMGASPLQIVRKVLVPEAMPAIVLGLTLTVVSLIGYSAMVGAVGGGGLGDLGIRYGYQRFMPDMMAAVVIVLILFVQAVQMAGDRLARRVNKRQRAA
- a CDS encoding methionine ABC transporter ATP-binding protein, with product MIRLDSISKTFTRAGQAQVTALADVSLTIERGEIFGVIGPSGAGKSTLIRLINLLERPTSGTVTVDGTELTALPETALRAERRKIGMIFQHFALLSSRTVFDNVALPLELAGLDRRTIAARVDRLLELVGLADKRDRYPAELSGGQKQRVGIARALASEPSVLLCDEATSALDPETTASILQLLARINRELGLTIVLITHEMAVIKAICHRVAVLEQGRVIEEARVFDLFTRPQTATARAFVASVTGAELPETLAAKLSEAPLAGGETVLRLVFAGSQAGTTALGQLARRLGIDAALLHGRVDSVQGAPFGTLIVAVPGGPEAARSAIDFLSSLKLSVEVLGHVPATLRAAG